Proteins encoded in a region of the Triticum dicoccoides isolate Atlit2015 ecotype Zavitan chromosome 3A, WEW_v2.0, whole genome shotgun sequence genome:
- the LOC119267633 gene encoding dual specificity protein phosphatase 1B-like isoform X2 produces the protein MSVPEAGQSAGRDEQEMDNYEQHQTRVLMALMQGLCAARYRKADNTPCLVDQGLYLGSVGAALNNEALKSLNITHILVVARSLNPAFPAEFTYKKIEVLDSPDTDLGKHFGECFTFIDEGICTGGNVLVHCFAGRSRSVTVVLAYLMKKHQMSLQSAMSLVRSKRPQIAPNAGFISQLVNFEKSLQG, from the exons ATGTCGGTGCCGGAGGCGGGGCAATCGGCGGGGAGGGACGAGCAGGAGATGGACAATTACGAGCAGCACCAGACCAGAGTGCTCATGGCGCTGATGCAGGGCTTGTGCGCCGCGAGGTACCGCAAGGCCGACAACACCCCCTGCCTCGTCGACCAG GGCCTCTACCTGGGTTCTGTTGGAGCAGCACTGAACAACGAGGCTCTGAAGAGCTTGAACATCACCCACATCTTGGTTGTTGCCAGATCACTGAATCCCGCCTTTCCAGCAGAATTTACATACAAGAAGATCGAGG TACTTGACAGCCCAGACACTGATTTGGGAAAGCATTTCGGTGAATGCTTTACTTTCATAGATGAGGGTATCTGCACTGGTGGCAATGTGCTGGTTCACTGCTTTGCAGGTCGGTCACGGAG TGTCACAGTTGTTCTTGCATATCTTATGAAGAAGCATCAGATGAGCCTGCAAAGTGCCATGTCACTAGTTAGAAGCAAACGACCTCAAATAGCACCCAATGCGGGCTTTATATCCCAGCTGGTGAACTTTGAGAAGTCTCTGCAAG GGTAA
- the LOC119267633 gene encoding dual specificity protein phosphatase 1B-like isoform X1 — MSVPEAGQSAGRDEQEMDNYEQHQTRVLMALMQGLCAARYRKADNTPCLVDQGLYLGSVGAALNNEALKSLNITHILVVARSLNPAFPAEFTYKKIEVLDSPDTDLGKHFGECFTFIDEGICTGGNVLVHCFAGRSRSVTVVLAYLMKKHQMSLQSAMSLVRSKRPQIAPNAGFISQLVNFEKSLQVEQGQRTLQSN, encoded by the exons ATGTCGGTGCCGGAGGCGGGGCAATCGGCGGGGAGGGACGAGCAGGAGATGGACAATTACGAGCAGCACCAGACCAGAGTGCTCATGGCGCTGATGCAGGGCTTGTGCGCCGCGAGGTACCGCAAGGCCGACAACACCCCCTGCCTCGTCGACCAG GGCCTCTACCTGGGTTCTGTTGGAGCAGCACTGAACAACGAGGCTCTGAAGAGCTTGAACATCACCCACATCTTGGTTGTTGCCAGATCACTGAATCCCGCCTTTCCAGCAGAATTTACATACAAGAAGATCGAGG TACTTGACAGCCCAGACACTGATTTGGGAAAGCATTTCGGTGAATGCTTTACTTTCATAGATGAGGGTATCTGCACTGGTGGCAATGTGCTGGTTCACTGCTTTGCAGGTCGGTCACGGAG TGTCACAGTTGTTCTTGCATATCTTATGAAGAAGCATCAGATGAGCCTGCAAAGTGCCATGTCACTAGTTAGAAGCAAACGACCTCAAATAGCACCCAATGCGGGCTTTATATCCCAGCTGGTGAACTTTGAGAAGTCTCTGCAAG TGGAGCAGGGACAAAGAACGTTGCAATCTAACTAA